Sequence from the Ignavibacteria bacterium genome:
GAAAGCGTTGTTGCATTGAGAATCGTAATCGTGGAAGTCACGACGGTCTCTTCAGTTCGTATTTTTCAATTTTATTATAGAGTGTTACGCGGTCAATTTGTAAAATTTCCGCCGAGCGTGAAATATTCCAATTGTTTTGTTTGAGAATGGAAACAATATGTTCGCGTTCCATCGCCGCAAGTGAACCAGAAGTAAAATACTGATGATGTTCACTCAATTGAAACGGTAGTTCATCCGCCAGAATCACATTGTTTTTCTTGATAACCATTGCGCGTTCGACAGCATTTTCGAGTTCACGAACATTTCCACGCCAATCGTATTGCACCAACGTATCCATCGCTTCCGCAGAAAATGATGCGACGGGTTTTCCCATAACTCGCGCGTGTTTTTTCACAAAGAAGTTTGCAAGAATCGGAATATCGGATTTACGTTCACGGAGCGGCGGAATAATTATCGTGAACACATTTAAACGATAGTAGAGGTCTTCCCGAAATGTTCCCTCTGCAATCGCTTTTTCAAGGTCTTTGTTTGTTGCGCAAATAATTCGGAAATCTACTTTGATGATGTTGTTGCCGCCAACGCGGGTGAATTGTTTTGTTTCAATAACCCGAAGCAAATCCATTTGTGTTTTCATATCAATGTTTCCGACTTCATCGAGAAATAATGTTCCGCCGTCAGCAAGTTCGAGTTTTCCTTTTCTTCGATATTGCGCTCCGGTAAATGCTCCGCGCTCGTGTCCGAATAATTCGCTTTCTAAAATTCCTTCGGGAAGCGCGCCGCAATTGACGGTAACAATCGGGAAATATTTTCTCTCGCTGTTGCAATGAATTGCGCGTGCAACTAATTCTTTTCCCGTTCCGCTTTCACCGCGAATCATAACCGTTGTATCAGTACGCGCTACGGTTTGCGTTAATTCCAGAACTTTTTTCATTTGCGGAGAATCGCCGATAATGTCATCAGGGTTTAAGAATTCGGAAATTTGCTCTTTTAACGTTGCGTTCTCGTTCTGCAATGCGCGATGTTTTATTGCGTTCAATACCAAATGCGAAAGATGGTCGGGGTCAATAGGTTTCGTGATGTAATCGAACGCGCCGCTTTTCAACGCCTGCACCGCCGTATCAACGGACGCGTGCGCAGTAATAAAAATAATTGTTGCTGTTGCATCAATCTCTTTTATTTTTTGCTGCAACTCAATACCGTCCATTCCGGGCATTTTAATATCGAGTAAAATAATATCCCAATGTTGTGTTTGCATTTGACGAAGCGCGACAACAGCATTTTCTGCAGTTCCAACAGAGTAACCGTCTTCGCGAAACCATTTCGAAAGAGAATCGCGAACAATGTTTTCATCGTCCACTATTAACAGTGCAATGGGTGAATTCATAATGTGTACTGGATACGTTAATTATACTTTTTGTAAATTGCTTCCCGCGCGCGGAAATTTAAGCGTGAAGATTGTTCCTGTTCCTATACTCGAATGAACGGAAATTTTCCCTCCGTGTCGTTCAACGATACCGTACACGATGGAAAGACCTAAACCAACGCCTTGTCCTTCTTTTTTTGTTGTAAAGAACGGTTCGAAAATGTGCAGGAGATCTTCTTGCGCAATACCGATGCCGGAATCGGATATTGCGATAGTAATTGCATCTTCCTCAAAGAGTTCGCGGACGGAAACAGAAAGCGTTCCTCCATCGGGCAACGCTTCAACAGCATTGACAAAGAGCGCGACGAATGCTTGCTGAATTTGGTTTTCATCGCACAGAAGCGAAGGATTGGAATCGCAAATCGTGGTGCGCAGTTCAACACCGGAAATTTGAAAATGATGCTGCATCAGTTCAATCGCTTTTTCCAAAACATATTGCACGGGAACAATATTCATTTCGCCGATTTGCTTTTTGGAGAACAGCAGCAAGTTTTTCACAATGGTTCCGCAACGGTGTGTTTCGCGCGCAATCAATTCAATTTCTTCCGTTATCTGCGTGAGAAGTTCCGTCTGTGTTGGTTCTTTTCGGATTATTCGCGCAATGAGTTTTGCGTAGGTAAGAATTGCTTCGAGGGGATTGTTCAATTCGTGCGCAACCGTTGCGGATAATTTCCCGAGCGAAGCCATTTTTTCTATTTGTAAAATTTGTTGGTGAATAGTTTGCAATTCAGCAGTTTTTTCTTGAATGCGATGTTCTAATGTTTTTGCCCATTCGCGGTTGATATCTTCCGCTTGCCGAAGTGAATTGGTCATCTCGTTGAATGATTGCGCAAGTTGACCTAATTCGTCTTTGGTTTTTACAGCAATCGTGTAATACAGATTTCCTTTCGAAATTTGCTGAGTTCCTTCATACAATTTTTTCACCGGTTTATCTACGATGAAATACAAAAATACAGACGAAGCAACGGAAACAAGGAGTATCATTCCGATTGCGTAGAACAGCATTGTCGTTTGTGCTTCGGAAATATTTGCGTCTATTTGCTCCAACGACATACGAACATCCAGAACGCCAAGAACGGTTTTATTCCTCGGATGCGCATGACACGCGGCATTGGAACAGAGTGCTTCGTTACGAATCGGACTGATGAGACCAAGGATGCGGTTTCCGTTTGCCGAAGAATAAATTCTCGTTCGATTGTTGGATGGAACAGATTCCAACACGTTGTTATGACTGTGGCAAATAAAGCACGCCTCCGCATTCATATCAACAATTGTGTGCATTTCTTTTGTCATTGTCGAAAATATTATTTCTCCGCGTTTGTTGTAAATACGAATTCCTTCAACGCCGGGTTCCTGCGCGATGGTATTGATAATTTGATAAACGTCCTCTTTGCGATTCAACAACATACTGTAATGCGTTGATTTTAAGATGACGTTGCTCATTCTGTTTGCATTATCGAGAACATACGTCATCATCTGTTCTGTAAAAAAATGAATAGCAAAGTACG
This genomic interval carries:
- a CDS encoding sigma-54-dependent Fis family transcriptional regulator codes for the protein MNSPIALLIVDDENIVRDSLSKWFREDGYSVGTAENAVVALRQMQTQHWDIILLDIKMPGMDGIELQQKIKEIDATATIIFITAHASVDTAVQALKSGAFDYITKPIDPDHLSHLVLNAIKHRALQNENATLKEQISEFLNPDDIIGDSPQMKKVLELTQTVARTDTTVMIRGESGTGKELVARAIHCNSERKYFPIVTVNCGALPEGILESELFGHERGAFTGAQYRRKGKLELADGGTLFLDEVGNIDMKTQMDLLRVIETKQFTRVGGNNIIKVDFRIICATNKDLEKAIAEGTFREDLYYRLNVFTIIIPPLRERKSDIPILANFFVKKHARVMGKPVASFSAEAMDTLVQYDWRGNVRELENAVERAMVIKKNNVILADELPFQLSEHHQYFTSGSLAAMEREHIVSILKQNNWNISRSAEILQIDRVTLYNKIEKYELKRPS
- a CDS encoding HAMP domain-containing protein, with translation MTFRFFHSLRFRVLVGSLALLLVLFGVYSYFAIHFFTEQMMTYVLDNANRMSNVILKSTHYSMLLNRKEDVYQIINTIAQEPGVEGIRIYNKRGEIIFSTMTKEMHTIVDMNAEACFICHSHNNVLESVPSNNRTRIYSSANGNRILGLISPIRNEALCSNAACHAHPRNKTVLGVLDVRMSLEQIDANISEAQTTMLFYAIGMILLVSVASSVFLYFIVDKPVKKLYEGTQQISKGNLYYTIAVKTKDELGQLAQSFNEMTNSLRQAEDINREWAKTLEHRIQEKTAELQTIHQQILQIEKMASLGKLSATVAHELNNPLEAILTYAKLIARIIRKEPTQTELLTQITEEIELIARETHRCGTIVKNLLLFSKKQIGEMNIVPVQYVLEKAIELMQHHFQISGVELRTTICDSNPSLLCDENQIQQAFVALFVNAVEALPDGGTLSVSVRELFEEDAITIAISDSGIGIAQEDLLHIFEPFFTTKKEGQGVGLGLSIVYGIVERHGGKISVHSSIGTGTIFTLKFPRAGSNLQKV